Proteins encoded together in one Coriobacteriia bacterium window:
- a CDS encoding Fic family protein: MKRRILEPAPSVDLSSSTLSVNEVMTLAQNPLVRDVLRRANSDYLFWDKFKHIPLPEGLDPKIAWFLLKLTRALDRRDTLVADVDGGTFSYSLTPEVLRCLHEIDKRAGGSITMDSGGIPEENRKRFLVNSLMEEAIASSQIEGAATTTRVAKEMLRTGRAPADRAERMILNNFKTIQRIRDFVAEPITPQRILDLQESMTEGTFDNAADSGRFRTEDDDIVVVDDRRNEILHTPPHASEIESQLQTLCDYANNNDGDFEYPVLKAIVLHFWLAYLHPFVDGNGRTARALFYLYMLKRGYWLFEYLAISRVILGRRGQYDKAYIYSEQDGCDMTYFVTFNLHAIEQSLNELHEYMSRKAREDESLQRSLKSNLKLNHRQRAILIRALKDPGVQVTMESHEASHDVAYATARADLLSLVDDGYMVQKRIGRKYVFVPAPDLRSMIKANVSEVS; the protein is encoded by the coding sequence TTGAAGCGGCGAATTCTTGAACCCGCGCCAAGCGTTGACCTGAGCAGTTCGACACTCAGCGTGAATGAAGTGATGACTCTTGCACAGAATCCACTCGTGCGGGATGTTCTCAGGCGTGCAAACAGTGACTATCTGTTCTGGGATAAGTTCAAGCACATTCCGCTGCCCGAAGGACTCGACCCGAAGATCGCATGGTTTCTTCTGAAACTTACAAGGGCGCTGGATAGACGAGATACGCTCGTCGCCGATGTCGACGGGGGTACTTTCTCGTACTCGCTCACACCAGAGGTGCTGAGATGCCTTCACGAAATAGATAAACGAGCGGGCGGCAGTATCACCATGGACAGTGGGGGAATCCCCGAAGAGAACCGAAAGAGGTTTCTCGTCAACTCGCTCATGGAGGAAGCCATTGCTTCGAGTCAGATAGAGGGGGCTGCTACCACTACGCGGGTCGCCAAGGAGATGCTTCGAACAGGGCGAGCGCCTGCCGACCGCGCCGAACGCATGATCCTCAACAACTTCAAGACTATCCAGAGAATCAGGGATTTCGTCGCAGAGCCGATTACCCCTCAGAGGATTCTCGACTTGCAGGAATCTATGACCGAGGGAACATTCGACAACGCAGCGGACTCGGGGCGTTTTAGGACTGAGGACGATGACATCGTAGTGGTGGACGACAGGCGCAATGAGATTCTTCATACGCCGCCCCACGCGAGCGAGATAGAGTCGCAACTCCAGACGCTCTGCGACTACGCCAATAACAATGACGGCGACTTTGAGTATCCCGTCCTCAAGGCAATCGTCCTGCATTTCTGGCTCGCGTATCTTCACCCCTTCGTTGACGGGAATGGACGAACTGCTAGGGCGTTGTTCTATCTCTACATGTTGAAGCGCGGCTACTGGCTCTTTGAATACCTGGCGATTTCACGCGTCATTCTTGGAAGGCGGGGACAGTACGACAAGGCATACATCTATTCCGAGCAAGACGGCTGTGACATGACCTATTTTGTTACCTTTAACCTGCATGCTATTGAGCAGTCGCTGAACGAACTGCATGAGTACATGAGCAGAAAGGCGAGGGAAGACGAGAGTCTCCAGCGCAGCCTCAAGAGTAACCTCAAACTGAATCACCGCCAGCGAGCCATTCTGATTCGTGCGCTCAAAGACCCCGGCGTCCAAGTAACGATGGAGTCGCACGAAGCCTCGCACGATGTTGCGTATGCCACCGCACGGGCCGACCTGCTCTCGCTCGTCGACGACGGCTACATGGTTCAGAAGCGTATTGGCAGGAAGTATGTCTTCGTGCCCGCCCCAGATTTGAGAAGCATGATAAAGGCGAATGTCAGCGAGGTTTCCTGA
- a CDS encoding DEAD/DEAH box helicase, translating to MSFDNLGLDPRLMKAVGSMGYTVPTPIQTEAIPLVLAGRDVVGIAQTGTGKTAAFVLPLMQNIPAKPGGIRALVVTPTRELAVQIEGVARDVARHTRHRVAVVYGGVGYEPQKQALKRGVDVLVACPGRLLDLISQGDCNLGSVEVLVLDEADRMLDMGFWPDVKRIIAKVPPTRQNLLFSATMSPEVMKIIQATLDNPARVEVSPATTPVEAIVQSIYPVGGKDKADLLLSIVKEHGLKKVLVFTRTKHRADRVARVLDKAGVRGAAIHGNRSQAQRQKALESFRKGHVHVLVATDVVSRGIDIDDITHVVNFDLPNVPADYVHRIGRTARAGRSGAAISLYSPEEHEQLRDIEKTIGSTLPCEDHPGFAYRDARVVPDPERSAASPNKQGGSKQGAGSGGGKPKRNRRGGGRSGSSRAGATGSGTLDTVASIGAKSSGSHHSGANRSRSTGAGSTAASSGGTSSGNTVTAGNTNGSGAEPRQRTRRRRRPPTE from the coding sequence GTGAGTTTTGACAACCTGGGTCTCGACCCTCGTCTGATGAAGGCGGTGGGCTCGATGGGCTACACCGTGCCCACCCCTATCCAGACCGAAGCGATTCCGCTCGTTCTGGCCGGCCGCGACGTCGTCGGTATCGCCCAGACCGGCACCGGCAAGACCGCAGCGTTCGTGCTGCCTCTCATGCAGAACATCCCCGCCAAGCCCGGCGGCATTCGCGCGCTCGTCGTCACCCCCACTCGCGAGCTGGCCGTCCAGATCGAGGGCGTGGCCCGCGATGTTGCCCGCCATACCCGTCACCGCGTGGCCGTGGTCTACGGCGGCGTGGGCTACGAGCCGCAGAAGCAGGCCCTCAAGCGCGGCGTCGACGTTCTGGTGGCGTGCCCCGGTCGCCTGCTCGATCTCATCTCGCAGGGCGACTGCAACCTGGGTTCGGTCGAGGTGCTCGTGCTCGACGAGGCCGACCGCATGCTGGACATGGGCTTCTGGCCGGACGTGAAGCGCATCATCGCCAAGGTTCCGCCCACCCGACAGAACCTTCTGTTCTCAGCGACGATGTCACCTGAGGTCATGAAGATCATCCAGGCGACCCTCGACAACCCGGCCCGCGTCGAGGTCTCCCCGGCGACAACGCCGGTCGAGGCCATCGTGCAGTCCATCTACCCGGTCGGCGGCAAGGACAAGGCGGATCTGCTTCTCTCGATCGTGAAGGAGCACGGCCTCAAGAAGGTGCTCGTGTTCACCCGGACGAAGCACCGCGCCGATCGCGTCGCTCGCGTGCTGGACAAGGCGGGCGTCCGCGGAGCCGCCATCCACGGCAACCGCAGCCAGGCACAGCGCCAAAAAGCGCTCGAGAGTTTCCGCAAGGGCCACGTGCACGTACTCGTGGCAACGGACGTCGTTTCGCGCGGTATCGACATCGACGACATCACGCACGTGGTGAACTTCGACCTACCGAACGTACCGGCGGACTACGTCCACCGTATCGGCCGTACCGCCCGTGCTGGACGCAGTGGAGCCGCCATCTCCCTCTACTCTCCCGAAGAGCACGAGCAGCTTCGCGACATCGAGAAGACCATCGGCTCCACGCTCCCCTGCGAGGACCATCCGGGTTTCGCCTACCGCGATGCGCGGGTCGTGCCTGACCCCGAGCGTTCGGCCGCATCGCCGAACAAGCAGGGCGGCTCGAAGCAGGGTGCCGGTTCCGGCGGCGGCAAGCCGAAGCGCAACCGCCGCGGTGGAGGGCGCAGCGGCTCAAGCCGCGCAGGTGCCACGGGTTCCGGCACGCTCGACACCGTGGCCAGCATCGGCGCGAAGTCGAGCGGCAGCCACCACTCCGGCGCGAATCGCAGCCGCTCAACGGGCGCGGGAAGCACCGCAGCATCGTCCGGCGGCACGTCGTCAGGGAACACCGTGACCGCGGGTAACACCAACGGTTCGGGCGCTGAACCGCGGCAGCGTACGCGTCGCCGCAGGCGTCCGCCGACCGAGTAG
- a CDS encoding bifunctional nuclease family protein, giving the protein MRQVRIASLAVDPRSDQPVIILKPLEEEPGTGVLLPIWIGQAEATAILLAIEGVPLKRPMTHDLLKDVLETLDTYVERVEITRVEEGTFYAAITLRGEERTRVVDARPSDSIALAVRMGAPIFVAEAVLADAAVSDESVVETGSVEAAEAEIARFRDFLENVDPEDFTE; this is encoded by the coding sequence GTGAGACAGGTTCGCATAGCCAGCCTGGCGGTCGATCCGCGCTCTGACCAACCGGTCATCATTCTCAAGCCGCTCGAAGAGGAGCCCGGCACCGGCGTCCTGCTGCCCATCTGGATCGGGCAAGCGGAGGCTACCGCGATCCTGCTCGCCATTGAAGGTGTTCCCCTCAAGCGACCGATGACGCATGACCTGCTCAAGGATGTGCTCGAAACCCTCGACACCTACGTCGAGCGCGTGGAGATAACGCGCGTCGAGGAGGGCACGTTCTACGCTGCGATCACCCTTCGCGGCGAAGAGAGAACGCGTGTTGTCGATGCCCGACCCAGCGACTCGATCGCCCTGGCGGTGCGGATGGGTGCCCCCATCTTCGTGGCCGAAGCGGTCCTCGCCGATGCTGCCGTCTCTGACGAATCGGTGGTCGAGACCGGCTCCGTAGAGGCCGCCGAGGCAGAGATCGCGCGCTTCCGTGACTTCCTCGAGAACGTAGACCCCGAGGACTTCACCGAGTAG
- a CDS encoding citrate/2-methylcitrate synthase, translated as MAEETCTSVTPAPIENPNGRDAALDNWTSIAQQQCPVDPGLYVEYDVKRGLRDQAGRGVLAGLTRIGDVVGTAREGDHLVPAPGQLLYRGIEVTDLVDGFVSTGQAGFEETAYLLLFGSLPTTPQLDEFGAYLSEMRRMPRSFIHDGILRMPSKDIMSAMMRGVLGLYTLDPAADDTSTRNVLRQSLHLIAKFPMLAVYAYQAYLDEFHGKSLVIHRPEPECSTAENFLHMLRPNSAFTKLEALVLDMMLVLHAEHGGGNNSTFATHVVSSTGTDTYSAIAASLGSLKGPRHGGASLKVVQMFDSLREDITDWKDDEEIADFLHRVLDKQAFDGAGLIYGMGHPVYSVSDPRTVILRRYAEQLASEKGFSEEFELHTRVERLAPLIVSAKRRVFKGVSANIDFYSGFVYRMLDIPAELYTPLFAISRVVGWSAHRLEELADGGKIIRPAYKSVSPLQSYVPISQR; from the coding sequence ATGGCTGAGGAGACCTGCACGTCGGTGACACCGGCGCCGATTGAGAACCCCAACGGTCGCGATGCCGCGCTCGACAACTGGACGTCGATCGCCCAGCAGCAGTGCCCCGTCGACCCGGGGCTGTACGTCGAGTACGACGTGAAACGCGGGCTGCGCGACCAGGCCGGTCGGGGCGTCTTGGCCGGGCTCACCCGGATCGGTGACGTCGTCGGGACCGCACGCGAAGGGGACCACCTGGTTCCCGCCCCCGGGCAGCTGCTGTATCGCGGCATCGAGGTCACCGACCTGGTTGACGGTTTCGTCAGTACCGGACAGGCGGGGTTTGAAGAGACCGCCTACCTGCTTCTGTTCGGTTCACTGCCGACCACCCCGCAGCTCGATGAGTTCGGCGCCTACCTGTCCGAGATGCGCAGGATGCCACGCTCCTTCATTCACGACGGGATTCTCCGCATGCCGAGCAAGGACATCATGAGCGCGATGATGCGCGGGGTGCTGGGACTCTACACGCTCGACCCGGCGGCTGATGACACGTCAACCCGCAACGTACTTCGCCAGAGCCTGCACCTCATCGCCAAGTTCCCCATGCTTGCGGTCTACGCGTACCAGGCGTACCTCGACGAGTTCCACGGCAAGAGCCTCGTGATCCACCGGCCCGAGCCGGAGTGCTCGACCGCCGAGAACTTCCTGCACATGCTGCGCCCGAACAGCGCCTTCACCAAGCTCGAGGCGCTCGTGCTCGACATGATGCTCGTGCTGCACGCCGAACACGGCGGGGGAAACAACTCGACCTTCGCAACGCACGTGGTTTCGTCGACGGGCACGGATACCTACTCCGCCATCGCTGCTTCGCTCGGCTCCCTGAAGGGTCCGCGGCACGGCGGCGCAAGCCTCAAGGTGGTCCAGATGTTCGACTCGCTGCGCGAGGACATCACCGACTGGAAGGATGACGAAGAGATCGCGGACTTCCTGCATCGCGTACTGGACAAGCAGGCCTTCGACGGTGCCGGTCTCATCTACGGCATGGGCCACCCGGTGTACTCGGTCTCAGACCCCCGCACAGTCATCCTGCGGCGCTACGCCGAACAGCTCGCGTCCGAGAAGGGCTTCAGCGAGGAATTCGAGCTGCATACCCGCGTGGAGCGCCTCGCGCCGCTGATCGTCTCTGCCAAGCGCCGGGTCTTCAAGGGCGTCAGTGCCAACATCGACTTCTACTCGGGGTTCGTCTACCGGATGCTCGACATCCCCGCAGAGCTCTACACGCCTCTGTTCGCGATATCGCGCGTAGTGGGGTGGAGCGCGCATCGGCTCGAGGAGCTCGCCGACGGGGGCAAGATCATCCGGCCGGCGTACAAGAGTGTCTCGCCCCTGCAGTCCTACGTTCCGATCTCCCAGCGCTGA
- a CDS encoding DUF1365 domain-containing protein: MNSRLYQGTVTHVRTTPVQRRFSYGLYYVYVDLAELDELDGSLARFGHNRRATVSVWDVDHGPRDGSALRPWIDAVLAQAGIDLDGGRVCLLTFPRVLGFRFYPVSFWYCFSADGQPRAVLAEVQNTYRDHHNYLLHNNGGVYDWQAQPTHVKAFFVSPFVRLEDVRYEFHVSEPGTKLSVSITDHVDDARLLTASIALGEQPLTDESIARAVRRMGPMSARALILIHWQALQLILKRVPLIPHTPPPTQETSL, translated from the coding sequence GTGAACAGCCGCCTCTACCAGGGAACGGTCACGCACGTCCGCACGACTCCCGTGCAAAGGCGGTTCTCCTACGGCCTCTACTACGTCTACGTCGACCTCGCGGAGCTCGACGAGCTCGATGGTTCGCTCGCTCGGTTCGGACACAATCGGCGAGCAACGGTGAGCGTGTGGGACGTCGACCACGGTCCCCGGGACGGCTCTGCACTCCGGCCCTGGATCGACGCGGTGCTCGCCCAAGCCGGTATCGACCTGGACGGTGGCCGGGTGTGCCTGCTGACCTTTCCCCGCGTGCTGGGCTTCCGGTTCTACCCCGTATCGTTCTGGTACTGCTTCAGCGCAGACGGCCAGCCCCGAGCGGTTCTTGCCGAGGTTCAGAACACGTATCGCGACCACCACAACTACCTGCTGCACAACAACGGCGGCGTCTACGACTGGCAGGCACAGCCCACGCACGTGAAGGCCTTCTTCGTCTCCCCGTTCGTGCGCCTCGAGGACGTCAGATACGAGTTCCACGTATCGGAGCCGGGCACCAAGCTCTCCGTGTCCATCACCGACCACGTCGATGACGCTCGGCTGCTGACCGCATCGATCGCGCTCGGCGAGCAGCCCCTGACCGATGAGAGCATCGCACGGGCAGTCCGCCGCATGGGACCGATGAGCGCACGCGCGCTCATCCTGATCCACTGGCAGGCGTTGCAGTTGATTCTGAAGCGGGTACCCTTGATTCCACACACTCCTCCCCCAACCCAGGAGACCTCGCTGTGA
- a CDS encoding cyclopropane-fatty-acyl-phospholipid synthase family protein, which produces MSSSPAEQLLFTALRHGLGAGELTIVGRDGRERVIRGRLPGPAATVVLRSPVAARRTLSGGGLGLAEGYLDGVWDTPDLQSVLDLGVANMPPHKPTRPSLKTRATRAWHALRDNDVAGARKNIEYHYDLGNDFYRLWLDESMAYSSALFCEPGAEDLSSAQVRKWDRLLDQLQPGSRDHLLEIGCGWGGFAIHAAREAGCRVTGVTISAEQHDWAVAAVERAGVENLVEIRMQDYREITGQFTGIASIEMFEAVGERWWPTFFGRVRDLLAPNGAAAIQGITIEDARFEDYRDHPDFIQRYIFPGGMLPSPERFRVAAEAQGLRMCEPHFFGASYAATLSEWAQRFEAAAPGVRALGFDERFMRMWRYYLAYCQAGFKAGTIDVMQVRLER; this is translated from the coding sequence GTGAGCTCGTCGCCCGCCGAACAACTCCTGTTCACCGCGCTGCGGCACGGCCTCGGCGCAGGCGAGCTGACCATCGTGGGCCGAGACGGACGCGAGCGGGTCATCCGCGGCCGGCTACCCGGGCCCGCGGCCACCGTGGTGCTCAGAAGCCCCGTCGCCGCGCGGCGCACCCTGTCCGGAGGGGGCCTTGGGCTGGCCGAGGGATACCTGGACGGCGTGTGGGACACGCCGGATCTGCAGTCCGTCCTGGATCTGGGCGTGGCCAACATGCCCCCGCACAAACCGACGCGACCTTCACTCAAGACCAGAGCGACCCGCGCCTGGCACGCCCTGCGCGACAACGACGTTGCAGGGGCTCGCAAGAACATCGAATACCACTACGACCTCGGCAACGACTTCTATCGGCTCTGGCTGGACGAGTCGATGGCTTACTCGTCCGCGCTCTTCTGCGAACCGGGAGCCGAGGATCTGAGCTCCGCACAGGTGCGCAAGTGGGACCGCCTGCTCGACCAGCTCCAGCCGGGATCGCGCGACCATCTGCTGGAGATCGGCTGCGGCTGGGGCGGCTTCGCGATCCACGCAGCACGCGAGGCTGGCTGCCGGGTCACCGGCGTGACGATCTCGGCCGAGCAGCACGACTGGGCCGTCGCCGCCGTGGAGCGGGCCGGCGTTGAGAACCTCGTCGAGATACGGATGCAGGACTACCGCGAGATTACCGGTCAGTTCACCGGCATCGCCTCGATCGAGATGTTCGAAGCGGTCGGCGAACGCTGGTGGCCCACGTTCTTCGGCCGCGTCCGGGATCTGCTTGCCCCGAACGGGGCGGCCGCTATCCAGGGCATCACCATCGAGGACGCCCGCTTCGAGGATTACCGCGACCATCCCGACTTCATCCAGCGCTACATCTTCCCGGGCGGCATGCTGCCGAGCCCCGAGCGCTTCCGCGTCGCCGCCGAGGCGCAAGGGCTGCGCATGTGCGAGCCCCACTTCTTCGGGGCCAGCTACGCCGCAACGCTGTCGGAGTGGGCCCAGCGCTTCGAGGCAGCCGCCCCGGGGGTGCGGGCGCTCGGCTTCGACGAGCGGTTCATGCGTATGTGGCGCTACTACCTCGCCTACTGCCAGGCCGGCTTCAAGGCGGGCACGATCGACGTCATGCAGGTGCGGCTGGAGCGCTGA
- a CDS encoding SDR family oxidoreductase gives MATILITGVSTGIGKACAARFAQAGWTVVGTVRDPSRYPDGLEGCSYVEALDLEREGSASALAARVIEQVGCPDVVLNNAGVLQFGPLEEIAAEELKMLYQVNVFGQLELIRALLPAMRQRRSGTIANVTSLGGRIVFPFFAGYNSTKWALEGASEGLWHELKPFGIRVKVIEPGFVQTAIWGKVLPDSDEGLPGSQAYRPSVKSMRAFESSITDRTTPEAAADEVFRAVTDDSDRLRYPVAAYARPILAGRRFFGDRAFMRFFHRRWMGGAQKT, from the coding sequence GTGGCCACCATTCTCATCACCGGAGTGTCGACCGGAATCGGCAAGGCGTGTGCGGCGCGATTCGCGCAGGCCGGCTGGACAGTGGTCGGTACGGTCCGGGATCCGTCGCGCTACCCTGACGGCCTGGAGGGGTGCTCGTACGTCGAGGCGCTTGACTTGGAGCGCGAGGGCTCCGCGTCCGCGCTTGCGGCAAGGGTGATCGAGCAGGTCGGGTGTCCGGACGTGGTGCTCAACAATGCGGGCGTCTTGCAGTTCGGCCCGCTTGAGGAGATAGCGGCCGAGGAGTTGAAGATGCTGTATCAGGTCAACGTCTTCGGACAGCTGGAGCTGATACGGGCGTTGTTGCCCGCGATGCGGCAGCGTCGGAGCGGCACGATCGCCAACGTGACGTCTCTGGGCGGGCGAATCGTGTTTCCGTTCTTCGCCGGGTACAACTCCACGAAGTGGGCGCTTGAAGGGGCCAGCGAGGGGCTGTGGCACGAACTGAAGCCGTTCGGGATACGCGTGAAGGTGATCGAGCCGGGGTTCGTGCAGACGGCGATCTGGGGCAAGGTCCTGCCCGATTCAGACGAAGGGCTGCCCGGATCTCAAGCATACCGACCGTCCGTGAAGTCGATGCGGGCTTTCGAGTCGTCGATAACCGACCGTACGACGCCTGAGGCCGCGGCCGATGAGGTGTTTCGTGCGGTCACCGACGACAGCGACAGGTTGCGCTACCCGGTCGCGGCATATGCACGGCCGATTCTTGCCGGGCGGCGATTCTTCGGCGACCGTGCGTTCATGCGCTTCTTCCACCGCCGCTGGATGGGCGGCGCCCAGAAGACGTGA
- a CDS encoding ABC transporter permease: MKFVESFRIALKALNANKVRSALTMLGVIIGVAAVILLVAIGTGVQGEITGSIEGLGSNLLFAFPGNFSGGPGGGGGGGGPGSTIRKQFSLDDAELVQRRLGADAIVVPVVQSAGVLKAGNRTARSTIAAANEQGDQVFNADYVAGRHYNKSEYSTGARVVMLGATPAKELFPGQNPVGRDLTVNGERFTVIGLLKEQGGTLSGDQDNQIYMPVTTAQRLLATKVISSIIVKAVDAEKVDLIKARMEQTLRPRFQDEFTVFTQEQTLGILSSLLGTLTVMLAGIAGISLLVGGIGIMNIMLVSVSERTREIGIRKAVGARTHDILSQFVIEAIVLSVAGGMIGVLIGWAGSAVLTRWVPTEVTWWAVTVAFFFSAAVGVFFGVYPAWKASRLDPIDALRYE; this comes from the coding sequence GTGAAGTTCGTGGAGAGCTTCCGCATCGCCTTGAAGGCCCTCAACGCGAACAAGGTGCGCAGTGCACTGACGATGCTCGGCGTGATCATCGGCGTTGCAGCGGTCATTCTGCTCGTCGCCATCGGCACCGGCGTGCAAGGGGAGATCACCGGCTCCATCGAGGGGCTCGGCTCCAATCTGTTGTTTGCCTTCCCCGGCAACTTCAGTGGCGGCCCGGGAGGCGGCGGAGGCGGCGGAGGCCCCGGATCGACCATTCGCAAGCAGTTCAGTCTCGACGATGCAGAACTGGTGCAGCGCAGACTGGGCGCCGATGCCATCGTGGTGCCGGTGGTGCAATCGGCGGGTGTCTTGAAGGCGGGCAACCGCACGGCGCGCTCCACGATTGCGGCAGCGAACGAACAGGGCGACCAGGTCTTCAACGCGGACTACGTGGCCGGACGCCACTACAACAAGAGCGAGTACTCGACGGGTGCGCGCGTGGTGATGCTAGGCGCGACTCCGGCCAAAGAGCTCTTTCCCGGCCAGAACCCCGTGGGCCGCGACCTGACGGTCAACGGCGAGCGGTTCACGGTCATCGGACTGCTCAAGGAACAGGGCGGCACGCTCTCGGGCGACCAGGACAACCAGATCTACATGCCGGTGACCACGGCGCAGCGCCTTCTTGCCACGAAGGTGATCTCGTCGATCATAGTGAAGGCGGTCGACGCCGAGAAGGTCGACCTGATCAAGGCGCGCATGGAACAAACCCTCAGGCCTCGCTTCCAAGACGAGTTCACCGTGTTCACCCAGGAACAGACGCTGGGCATCCTCTCGTCGCTGCTAGGGACGCTTACGGTGATGTTGGCGGGTATCGCCGGTATTTCGCTTCTGGTGGGAGGAATCGGCATCATGAACATCATGCTGGTGAGCGTCTCGGAGCGCACGCGCGAGATCGGTATTCGCAAGGCGGTCGGCGCACGTACGCACGACATCCTGAGCCAGTTCGTCATCGAGGCCATCGTGCTGTCGGTTGCGGGCGGCATGATCGGGGTGCTGATCGGTTGGGCGGGGTCGGCGGTGCTCACGCGGTGGGTCCCCACGGAAGTCACGTGGTGGGCGGTCACGGTGGCGTTCTTCTTCAGTGCGGCGGTCGGGGTGTTCTTCGGCGTCTATCCCGCTTGGAAGGCGTCTCGACTCGATCCGATCGACGCGCTCAGGTACGAGTAG
- a CDS encoding FAD-dependent oxidoreductase — MRIAVIGSGIGGMSAAWLLSPANDVDVYEVSDRLGGHTHTLDVTAGGLTFPVDTGFMVFNRRTYPNLTRFFEHLGVDAADADMSFSVSLADEDIEWSGTSLDTVFAQRKNVTNPRFLQMLADVLRLSRNADRLMSDPTVADLSLGELMEREGYSKAFTDWYLIPMGAAIWSTPPGDMVDYPALTFLHFCDNHGLLHILGKPAWLSVKGGAKRYLDAVGGTLSGEVFTGEGAERVERTATGVRVHTANRVESYDQVVFACHPPQTREILGEAMSDAERAVLSAFEYWPNDVVVHSDESFLPRSKRAWASWNWYSEGSEIDKALLRLTYRINTLQSLPEGAPSVLETLNRDHEPAEGTLLAHLSFDHPMYSREAVAAQAALPRIQGADRVWFAGAWTRYGFHEDGILSGVRVAEALGATLPWGDQLDPTRTMTLAGAPVPLLGQTRKIPRSELPPEVAGVPEQRPAQRPGSVTE; from the coding sequence ATGCGCATCGCAGTGATCGGGTCAGGTATCGGAGGTATGTCGGCCGCGTGGCTGCTGTCCCCGGCAAACGACGTGGATGTCTACGAGGTCTCCGATCGTCTGGGCGGGCACACCCACACCCTGGACGTGACGGCGGGCGGGCTCACGTTCCCGGTGGATACCGGATTCATGGTCTTCAACCGACGTACCTACCCCAACCTCACGCGCTTCTTCGAGCACCTCGGCGTCGATGCCGCCGACGCCGACATGAGCTTCTCGGTCTCCTTGGCCGACGAGGACATCGAGTGGAGCGGAACCAGTCTCGATACCGTGTTCGCTCAGCGCAAGAACGTCACGAACCCGCGTTTCTTGCAGATGCTGGCCGACGTGCTGCGCCTGTCTCGAAACGCCGACCGGCTCATGTCCGACCCCACGGTCGCCGATCTCTCGCTGGGTGAGCTGATGGAGCGCGAGGGGTACAGCAAGGCATTCACCGACTGGTACCTCATCCCGATGGGCGCCGCGATCTGGTCCACACCTCCCGGTGACATGGTGGACTACCCCGCCCTCACCTTCCTGCATTTCTGCGACAACCACGGCCTGCTGCACATCCTGGGCAAGCCGGCGTGGCTGTCGGTGAAGGGTGGTGCCAAGCGCTATCTTGACGCTGTCGGCGGCACGCTCTCCGGCGAGGTGTTCACCGGCGAAGGAGCTGAGCGGGTGGAGCGCACCGCTACCGGGGTGCGGGTTCACACCGCGAACCGAGTCGAGTCCTACGACCAGGTCGTGTTCGCCTGCCATCCTCCCCAGACCCGCGAGATCCTCGGCGAGGCGATGAGTGACGCCGAGCGCGCTGTGCTCTCGGCCTTCGAGTACTGGCCCAACGACGTGGTCGTGCACAGCGATGAGTCTTTCCTGCCGCGCTCCAAGCGCGCGTGGGCATCGTGGAACTGGTACTCCGAGGGCAGCGAGATCGACAAGGCGCTGCTGCGCCTCACCTACCGCATCAACACCCTGCAGTCCCTGCCTGAGGGAGCGCCTTCCGTCCTCGAGACGCTCAACCGTGACCACGAGCCTGCAGAGGGCACGTTGTTGGCCCATTTGAGCTTCGACCACCCGATGTACTCCCGCGAGGCCGTGGCGGCACAAGCGGCACTGCCCCGCATCCAGGGCGCAGACCGCGTGTGGTTCGCCGGGGCGTGGACGCGCTACGGCTTCCATGAAGACGGCATCCTGTCAGGCGTCCGTGTCGCCGAGGCGCTGGGGGCGACCCTGCCGTGGGGCGACCAGCTCGACCCGACGCGCACGATGACGCTTGCCGGCGCGCCGGTGCCGTTGCTCGGCCAGACGCGCAAGATCCCGCGCAGCGAGTTGCCACCCGAGGTGGCCGGCGTGCCCGAACAGCGTCCGGCTCAGCGTCCGGGGAGCGTCACGGAGTGA